A stretch of the Deinococcota bacterium genome encodes the following:
- a CDS encoding Uma2 family endonuclease: MSPPGEQHGIFAFRVAFSLGNHVAPNNLGQVYIGEPGFKLAANPDTVRAPDIAFVSRERLDKLTPSTGYRPEAPDLVIEIIPLGSRCARTSPSDRYIEVEEKVFEWLDAGTLMVLVVNPRKRTVSVYRSRHDIHVLIEEDTIDGGDVVPSWTLPVAELFA; encoded by the coding sequence ATGTCGCCGCCAGGGGAACAACACGGTATTTTTGCCTTTCGTGTAGCTTTTTCTCTAGGCAATCACGTAGCGCCCAACAACCTTGGACAGGTTTACATAGGCGAACCGGGCTTCAAGCTGGCTGCTAACCCAGACACCGTGCGCGCCCCCGATATAGCATTTGTAAGTCGGGAGCGCCTAGACAAGCTAACGCCAAGTACCGGCTACAGGCCGGAGGCTCCCGACCTGGTCATAGAAATCATTCCGTTGGGTTCTCGCTGCGCTCGGACCTCTCCTAGCGACCGCTATATCGAGGTCGAGGAGAAAGTCTTCGAGTGGTTGGATGCCGGAACACTCATGGTTCTGGTTGTGAATCCACGTAAGCGGACGGTGAGCGTTTACCGCTCACGGCATGATATCCATGTCCTGATCGAAGAGGACACCATTGACGGTGGCGACGTGGTGCCCAGCTGGACGCTGCCAGTTGCTGAGCTGTTCGCCTGA
- a CDS encoding ABC transporter ATP-binding protein, giving the protein MKLIELRGISKHYGAVIALDDLSLELRQGDFLSIIGPSGSGKTTLLGILGLLETPSAGSYLLEGQPVSELDEAARSRLRNRGFGFVFQQFSLIPNLNAWQNVARPLVYARVPKREQRARALELLERLGLAHRAEHRPAQLSGGEQQRVAIARALVNDPDIILADEPTGNLLEREWESVLEVFEALNRLDKTIVMTTHEPSIASRATTRLCLRNGRIVPCPAVSALSPSADLPSANLQLDFLGVSEAVLDGEPLPLTLRTAEIMALLAQHPEGLSAQQLLLLLYGEKGNPGTLRATLSKLRTLLPIASRPYRLTVSYRADFLRVESLLKEGRLQEAVEFYRGELLPDSEAPGIALTRETLHESLRQAVLVLGDTRALLTLAERLDDDLELWEAALEGLAEDDPKRALVQARVERIRRAWSESP; this is encoded by the coding sequence ATGAAGCTTATTGAACTGCGCGGCATCTCCAAACACTATGGCGCCGTCATCGCGCTAGATGACCTTTCCCTCGAGCTCCGTCAGGGAGACTTTCTGTCCATTATCGGGCCTTCGGGCTCCGGCAAGACCACCTTGCTGGGCATCCTCGGCCTGCTCGAGACCCCTTCGGCAGGGAGTTATCTCCTGGAGGGTCAGCCCGTGAGCGAGCTTGACGAGGCGGCGCGCTCGAGGTTGCGCAACAGGGGCTTCGGCTTCGTCTTTCAGCAGTTCTCCCTCATTCCCAACCTGAACGCTTGGCAAAACGTCGCCCGTCCGCTCGTTTACGCTCGTGTGCCCAAGCGCGAACAGAGGGCGCGTGCGTTAGAGCTGCTCGAGAGGTTGGGCCTCGCTCACCGCGCCGAGCACCGTCCGGCTCAGCTCTCGGGTGGCGAACAGCAGCGCGTCGCCATCGCTCGCGCGCTGGTGAACGACCCCGACATCATCCTGGCCGACGAGCCCACCGGCAATCTGCTCGAGAGGGAATGGGAGTCTGTCCTCGAGGTCTTCGAGGCGCTCAACCGTTTGGACAAGACTATAGTAATGACGACCCATGAGCCGAGCATCGCGAGCAGGGCAACAACACGGCTTTGTTTGCGTAATGGGCGGATCGTCCCCTGCCCAGCGGTCTCTGCACTCTCGCCCAGTGCAGACTTACCATCCGCCAATCTCCAACTCGATTTCCTTGGTGTATCTGAAGCTGTCCTCGACGGCGAACCCCTGCCGCTCACGCTCCGCACCGCCGAGATAATGGCGCTCCTGGCGCAGCATCCCGAGGGCCTCAGCGCGCAGCAGCTTCTCCTGCTGCTGTATGGAGAAAAGGGTAACCCCGGCACCCTTAGAGCGACGCTCTCAAAGCTCCGCACCTTACTTCCCATCGCTTCCCGGCCCTACCGGCTCACCGTATCTTACCGAGCGGATTTTTTGAGAGTCGAGTCCTTGCTCAAAGAGGGACGCCTTCAAGAGGCTGTGGAGTTCTACAGGGGCGAACTGCTTCCCGACTCCGAAGCACCCGGCATCGCCCTGACGCGCGAAACCCTCCATGAGTCTTTGCGGCAAGCGGTCCTGGTCTTGGGGGACACCAGAGCGCTGCTGACCCTGGCCGAGCGCCTTGATGACGACCTCGAACTTTGGGAAGCGGCGCTTGAAGGGCTAGCCGAGGACGACCCGAAGCGGGCGCTGGTGCAGGCTCGAGTGGAAAGAATCCGACGAGCCTGGAGCGAATCTCCGTGA
- a CDS encoding ABC transporter permease, whose product MSLSLTQDPELDPDWALIGPLGPRLEEDGPYPLHIFVRFFSASEAARLTPELRAWTWRVFGPVGVAQPIDSLLAERSDYVEGMLPSLAARRATLSTLGLMLAVSAILALYTQSYHSLLRHRQLLGVERALGATRGELASRSVLGQVFLGGAGGLLGALFLGLLSSLLPQLSLSRPPAVVFGLAMFVPIVVLLVLSAVLVFSSLTQSTMTLMRGRVSSVRMLLLLFFVYAGLSLAAAGGLAATQVYLQWRAEAGALQSQFGLIYALQTRPGMIDFRLGRAFESSFDGSAPFAEEDARALEVLEGIAEATLAQTIPSLYVDYARGDTRLTAVVADSSYLDFMGMSLEGNAGGCMLNLGKAQELGISLGQTVRLRDHENPVPCRVSGFFEAPSELWSWLVADLPSLLVPPLSGLNPSANGAESFRSTRILVRLGDAAAEQAVRAWLEEEHPDIQAEVVPYTPDVQELLSGVRVQTRIFLFVAILAAMISLWGIVGGFLTLLDAERFRIALDRALGLPLGQITRSWWWRTLALSAVAAILSFFASTILTARLYNALALEIPNLPEAGLGLNPVLPFMFGMALVVLSAGLTWLAYRRLRRQTPLSLLKGGPAP is encoded by the coding sequence TTGAGCCTGAGCCTCACCCAGGACCCCGAGCTAGACCCGGACTGGGCCCTGATAGGACCGCTAGGCCCCCGCCTGGAAGAGGACGGCCCTTACCCCCTTCACATCTTCGTCCGCTTTTTCAGCGCGTCGGAGGCTGCCAGGCTCACACCCGAACTCCGCGCCTGGACATGGCGGGTTTTCGGGCCGGTAGGCGTCGCGCAGCCCATCGACAGCTTACTGGCGGAACGAAGCGATTATGTTGAGGGAATGCTTCCCAGCCTTGCGGCGCGCCGAGCGACGCTGAGCACCCTCGGTCTCATGCTGGCGGTGTCCGCCATCCTGGCGCTGTACACGCAGAGCTATCACTCTTTGCTCCGTCACAGGCAGCTTTTAGGGGTGGAAAGAGCGCTTGGCGCGACGCGAGGGGAACTGGCCTCGAGGTCAGTTCTCGGTCAGGTTTTCCTGGGCGGGGCAGGCGGCCTGTTGGGCGCCTTGTTTTTAGGGCTGTTGTCCTCGCTGTTACCTCAGCTTTCCCTGTCACGGCCTCCGGCGGTGGTGTTCGGGCTGGCGATGTTTGTTCCCATAGTTGTGCTGCTCGTTTTGTCCGCAGTGCTGGTCTTCTCGAGCCTCACCCAATCAACCATGACGCTGATGCGTGGCCGCGTCTCGAGCGTGCGCATGCTCCTGTTGCTTTTTTTCGTCTACGCCGGCCTCTCTCTCGCCGCCGCGGGGGGCCTCGCCGCGACCCAGGTCTACTTGCAATGGCGCGCCGAGGCAGGCGCTTTGCAGAGTCAGTTCGGTCTTATCTACGCCCTGCAGACGCGTCCCGGCATGATCGACTTCCGCTTGGGGCGCGCCTTTGAATCATCGTTTGACGGCTCTGCACCATTTGCCGAAGAGGACGCGCGGGCGCTTGAAGTTCTCGAAGGGATAGCCGAGGCCACCCTGGCGCAAACAATCCCGAGCCTTTATGTGGATTATGCGCGTGGCGACACCCGGCTCACGGCGGTTGTCGCAGATAGCTCTTATCTCGACTTCATGGGCATGAGCTTGGAAGGCAATGCCGGTGGCTGCATGCTCAACCTGGGGAAAGCTCAGGAACTTGGTATCAGCTTGGGACAGACGGTACGGCTTCGGGACCACGAGAACCCTGTCCCTTGCCGGGTGAGCGGATTTTTTGAAGCGCCGTCCGAACTGTGGTCCTGGCTGGTGGCGGACTTGCCCAGTCTGCTTGTTCCGCCCCTGAGCGGGCTGAATCCGTCCGCTAATGGCGCCGAGTCCTTTCGCTCCACTCGTATCTTGGTCAGGCTTGGCGATGCGGCTGCCGAACAGGCGGTGAGGGCGTGGCTGGAGGAGGAACATCCTGATATTCAGGCGGAGGTCGTTCCCTACACTCCCGACGTTCAGGAACTGCTCTCCGGCGTGCGCGTACAGACTCGAATCTTTCTCTTCGTCGCCATACTGGCGGCCATGATCAGCCTTTGGGGTATCGTTGGCGGATTTCTGACCCTCCTTGACGCCGAGCGTTTCCGCATCGCCCTAGACCGGGCGCTGGGCCTGCCCTTGGGCCAGATAACCCGCAGCTGGTGGTGGCGGACCCTAGCGCTAAGCGCGGTAGCAGCTATCTTGAGTTTCTTCGCCAGCACTATCCTTACAGCACGCCTTTACAACGCATTGGCCCTGGAGATTCCCAATTTGCCCGAGGCCGGCTTAGGCTTAAATCCAGTCTTGCCGTTCATGTTTGGGATGGCTCTGGTTGTGCTCAGTGCGGGGTTAACCTGGTTGGCTTACCGGCGGCTGAGACGACAAACGCCGTTGTCGCTCTTAAAGGGCGGCCCTGCCCCTTAA
- a CDS encoding helix-hairpin-helix domain-containing protein, whose translation MTVATNPRPSPNKKQVIAQLKEATRLLELLGDDPFKAKAFASALRSLESYEGDFSRLFEEGRLTELRGVGKSLAAELAALGERERLPVLDALYDKIPESVRELFVVSGLGPKKIASLWDAAIVDLETLAAACEDGRLTAVKGFSLKTAGSLKEAARFALASRGRMRLDVAEVYAELLRLALKEAAPEGRVEPAGELRRRMETVAELELVVTGVGPLAVRSALAPLLTELSEEDGWRGRFQGKAVTVTVAPPEAFGAVLAVRTGGADFVEALRLRAEERGYALSARGLYREGTLVATLEESELFARLDLPRPPPERREEARPERVDGLLSEGDLRGLVHNHSSWSDGANSLREMVAGARLRGARYLAMADHSRSSHVANGLSLERLRAQGREIAAIRAELAAEGVDFGLLHGVEVDILPDGSLDYPDEVLAELDYTVVSVHSHFNLSEAEQTARLVRAVSNPHAGILGHASGRLLLRRPSYAVDLGAVIEACALTGTVIEINASPYRLDLDWRWVKRAKEKGCRFSINPDAHVLEGFDGVRYGVMMARKAGLTPDEVVNTAPSADAFLLRLKPRRVHHDDHR comes from the coding sequence ATGACAGTGGCGACGAACCCACGACCGAGCCCCAACAAAAAACAGGTGATCGCGCAGCTCAAGGAGGCGACCAGGCTCTTGGAGCTCCTCGGCGACGACCCCTTCAAGGCCAAGGCCTTTGCGTCTGCGCTGAGAAGCCTCGAGAGCTATGAGGGCGACTTTAGCCGGCTGTTCGAGGAGGGCAGGCTCACCGAGCTTCGCGGCGTCGGCAAGAGCCTGGCGGCCGAACTGGCCGCGCTGGGAGAACGTGAGCGCCTGCCGGTCCTGGACGCTCTCTACGACAAGATTCCCGAGAGCGTGCGCGAGCTCTTCGTGGTGTCGGGCCTGGGGCCGAAGAAGATCGCCAGCCTCTGGGACGCTGCGATCGTGGACTTGGAGACCTTGGCTGCGGCCTGCGAGGACGGCCGCCTGACGGCGGTGAAGGGCTTCAGCCTGAAGACGGCCGGCTCGCTAAAAGAGGCGGCGCGCTTCGCCCTCGCCTCGAGGGGGCGGATGCGCCTGGACGTGGCCGAGGTCTACGCCGAGCTCCTGCGCCTGGCGCTCAAGGAGGCGGCGCCCGAGGGCCGTGTCGAGCCTGCGGGCGAACTGCGCCGCCGCATGGAGACCGTCGCCGAGCTCGAGCTGGTGGTGACGGGGGTGGGGCCCCTGGCGGTCCGGTCGGCGCTGGCGCCGCTGCTCACCGAGCTGAGTGAAGAGGACGGCTGGCGGGGCCGCTTTCAGGGCAAAGCCGTGACGGTGACGGTCGCTCCCCCCGAGGCCTTTGGGGCCGTCCTGGCAGTGAGGACGGGCGGGGCCGACTTCGTGGAGGCGCTGCGCCTGAGGGCGGAGGAGAGGGGCTACGCCCTCTCGGCGCGCGGCCTCTATCGAGAGGGTACGCTCGTCGCCACCCTCGAGGAGAGCGAGCTCTTCGCGCGCCTGGACTTGCCCCGGCCGCCGCCCGAGCGCCGCGAGGAGGCGCGGCCCGAAAGGGTGGACGGGCTGCTCAGCGAAGGGGACCTCAGGGGCCTCGTCCACAACCACTCGAGCTGGTCGGACGGCGCCAACAGCCTGCGCGAGATGGTGGCGGGAGCGCGGCTGCGGGGCGCGCGCTACCTGGCGATGGCCGACCACTCGCGCAGTTCGCACGTCGCAAACGGGCTCAGCCTCGAGCGCCTGCGGGCGCAGGGCCGTGAGATAGCGGCGATCAGGGCGGAACTGGCGGCGGAGGGTGTAGACTTCGGCTTGCTCCACGGCGTCGAAGTGGACATTCTCCCGGACGGCAGCCTCGACTACCCCGACGAGGTCTTAGCCGAACTCGACTACACCGTCGTCAGCGTCCACAGCCACTTCAACCTGAGCGAGGCGGAGCAGACCGCGCGCCTCGTGCGGGCGGTGAGCAACCCTCACGCCGGCATCCTCGGCCACGCCAGCGGTCGCCTGCTCCTGCGCCGCCCGAGTTACGCCGTGGACCTGGGGGCCGTTATCGAGGCCTGCGCCCTGACGGGCACGGTGATCGAGATCAACGCCAGCCCTTACCGCCTCGACCTCGACTGGCGCTGGGTCAAGAGGGCCAAGGAGAAGGGCTGCCGCTTCTCCATCAACCCCGACGCCCACGTCCTCGAGGGCTTCGACGGGGTGCGCTACGGGGTGATGATGGCGCGCAAGGCGGGGCTGACGCCGGACGAGGTGGTCAACACCGCGCCCAGCGCCGACGCGTTTTTGCTGCGGCTCAAGCCGCGCCGGGTCCACCATGATGATCACCGTTAA
- a CDS encoding DegV family protein gives MTLAIVTDSTADLTAPRQRELDLRVIPLSVHIGSETFDDWTGITPKEMFRRVEQGGAAHPTTSQPSPERFREIYAQAFAEGADEILSLHIASGLSGTLGSATLAAKEVKGPVHLFDSKTTSVGLGALVTRASELRAEGAKGEVILAELARLRDALFLRMILPRLDYLHKGGRIGGAQAFVGGLLKLTPILTFKEGKVATTARARGLSRAMKTLFGELASYAQAHPGGIRVFPVFGTEDSEAKGPVLAEIGNLGEAVTLEASTTGGSVIGVYGGPGWFGLAAIPRG, from the coding sequence ATGACCTTAGCCATCGTGACGGATTCGACCGCCGACCTCACCGCGCCGCGGCAGCGAGAGCTCGACCTCCGCGTCATCCCGCTCTCGGTTCATATCGGCAGCGAGACCTTCGACGACTGGACCGGCATCACCCCCAAGGAGATGTTCCGGCGCGTCGAGCAGGGCGGTGCCGCCCACCCGACCACCAGCCAGCCCAGCCCCGAGCGCTTCCGCGAGATCTACGCGCAGGCCTTTGCGGAGGGCGCCGACGAGATTCTCTCGCTGCACATTGCCTCCGGCCTGTCGGGCACCTTGGGCAGCGCCACCCTGGCCGCCAAGGAGGTGAAGGGGCCGGTCCACCTCTTCGACTCCAAGACCACCAGCGTGGGCCTGGGCGCGCTGGTGACCCGCGCCAGCGAGCTGCGCGCAGAGGGCGCCAAGGGCGAGGTCATTCTCGCCGAACTGGCGCGGCTCCGCGACGCGCTCTTTTTGCGCATGATCCTGCCGCGGCTCGACTACCTCCACAAGGGCGGCCGCATCGGCGGGGCCCAGGCTTTTGTCGGCGGGCTCCTCAAGCTCACGCCGATTCTCACCTTCAAGGAGGGCAAGGTCGCGACCACCGCCCGCGCCCGCGGCCTGAGCAGGGCCATGAAGACGCTCTTTGGCGAGCTGGCGAGCTATGCTCAGGCGCATCCCGGCGGGATTCGGGTCTTCCCCGTCTTCGGCACCGAGGACTCGGAGGCCAAGGGCCCGGTCCTAGCGGAGATCGGCAACCTGGGCGAGGCGGTCACGCTCGAGGCGAGCACCACCGGCGGCTCGGTCATCGGCGTCTACGGCGGCCCCGGCTGGTTCGGCCTCGCGGCGATCCCGCGCGGCTAG
- a CDS encoding phosphate/phosphite/phosphonate ABC transporter substrate-binding protein, giving the protein MKTFVAKLLALGLVLSLVPAFAQEQAMPERLVLGMVPSREADRMVDSLDPIAEMMSERLLIPVETFVSTDFTGLVEAIGTGTVDIGLFGPAALVQAVDRYNAQVVLASVRQGSTTYRSQFNVRCDSGIDSFEDLPGTTIAFVDPASASGYRFPYVYLLQEHGIDANTDMQAIFAGSHDASALAVYNGDVDVAVTFGGSPGSDGRETIEADFPDVKEVVCILGYTGDIPNDGVVVRAGLSDELAQQIASALIDIAETEEGQALTQELFNVTAFAPIDSEAYDVVREVARAFER; this is encoded by the coding sequence ATGAAGACATTTGTCGCCAAACTGCTGGCTTTAGGCCTGGTCCTATCGCTGGTGCCCGCCTTTGCGCAGGAACAAGCCATGCCCGAGCGCCTGGTCCTCGGCATGGTGCCTAGCCGCGAGGCTGACCGCATGGTGGATAGCTTGGATCCGATCGCCGAGATGATGAGCGAGCGGCTGTTGATCCCGGTCGAGACCTTTGTGTCCACCGACTTCACCGGCCTGGTCGAAGCCATCGGCACGGGCACCGTCGATATCGGTCTCTTCGGTCCGGCGGCCCTGGTCCAGGCGGTGGACCGCTACAACGCCCAGGTCGTCCTCGCTTCGGTGCGTCAGGGTTCGACCACCTACCGCTCGCAGTTCAACGTGCGCTGCGACTCGGGCATCGACTCCTTCGAGGACCTTCCCGGCACCACCATCGCCTTTGTCGATCCGGCCTCGGCCTCGGGCTACCGTTTCCCCTACGTCTACCTGCTCCAGGAGCACGGCATCGACGCCAACACCGACATGCAAGCCATCTTCGCCGGCTCCCACGACGCCTCGGCCCTGGCCGTCTACAACGGCGACGTCGACGTCGCGGTGACCTTCGGCGGCAGCCCCGGCAGCGACGGCCGCGAGACCATCGAAGCCGACTTTCCCGACGTCAAAGAGGTCGTCTGCATCCTCGGCTACACCGGCGACATCCCCAACGACGGCGTGGTCGTCCGCGCTGGTCTTTCCGACGAGCTCGCCCAGCAGATCGCGAGCGCGCTCATCGACATCGCCGAGACCGAAGAGGGCCAGGCCCTCACCCAAGAGCTCTTCAATGTCACCGCCTTTGCGCCGATCGACAGCGAGGCCTACGACGTCGTCCGCGAGGTCGCCCGCGCTTTCGAGCGCTAA
- the phnC gene encoding phosphonate ABC transporter ATP-binding protein — translation MIEFRQTEVIYPNGLKALKGVSLEIPKGQFVVIVGLSGAGKSTLIRTVNNLVVPSGGDVLIGGKSITRAKGQKLRDMRADIGMIFQTFNLVRRSTVLRNVLSGRLGQANPALSLLGIFSRDDLALAHDCLRRVGISEKAFVRADNLSGGQQQRVGIARALAQEPSVMLADEPVASLDPPTSHAVMADLKRISREDGITTLVNLHFIDMARDYAQRIIGMRDGQVVFDGPPEAASDRVFEEIYGRPIDKEKDIRGAT, via the coding sequence ATGATCGAATTCAGACAAACCGAGGTCATCTATCCCAACGGCCTCAAGGCCTTGAAAGGCGTGAGCTTAGAGATCCCCAAGGGCCAGTTCGTGGTGATCGTGGGGCTTTCGGGGGCGGGCAAGTCCACCTTGATCCGCACCGTCAACAACCTGGTGGTGCCGTCGGGCGGCGATGTCTTGATCGGCGGCAAGTCGATCACCCGGGCCAAGGGGCAAAAGCTCCGCGACATGCGCGCCGACATCGGCATGATCTTTCAGACCTTCAACCTGGTGAGGCGCAGCACCGTCTTGCGCAACGTCCTCTCGGGGCGGTTGGGTCAGGCCAACCCCGCTCTCAGCCTGCTGGGCATCTTTTCCAGGGACGACCTGGCCCTGGCGCACGACTGCCTGCGCCGCGTCGGCATCTCCGAAAAGGCCTTTGTGCGCGCCGACAACCTCTCCGGCGGTCAGCAGCAACGCGTCGGCATCGCGCGCGCACTGGCACAAGAGCCCAGCGTGATGCTGGCCGACGAGCCCGTCGCCAGCCTCGACCCGCCCACCTCGCACGCGGTGATGGCTGACTTAAAGCGCATCTCCCGCGAGGACGGCATCACCACCTTGGTCAACCTGCACTTTATCGACATGGCGCGCGACTACGCCCAGCGCATCATCGGCATGAGGGACGGCCAGGTGGTCTTCGATGGGCCTCCCGAGGCGGCCTCGGACAGGGTCTTCGAGGAGATCTACGGCCGCCCCATCGACAAGGAAAAGGACATCCGTGGCGCTACCTGA